One window from the genome of Thalassospira xiamenensis M-5 = DSM 17429 encodes:
- the ftsZ gene encoding cell division protein FtsZ, whose product MSTINFSVPETEENLKPKITVIGVGGAGGNAVNNMIASELEGCDFVVANTDSQALSQSKAARKMQLGRKITQGLGAGARPDAGSAAAEESIEDIQAQLEGSHMVFITAGMGGGTGTGAAPVIARAAKEAGILTVGVVTKPFHFEGTRRMRTAEQGIEQLQQYVDTLIIIPNQNLFRVANEKTTFADAFQMADDVLRNGVRSITDLMMVPGLVNLDFADIRTVMSEMGKAMMGTGEATGEKRALEAAEAAIANPLLEDASMKGARAVLINITGGMDMALYEVDEAANRIREEVASEANIIFGSTFDPTIEGALRVSVVATGIDAEEVRRPQPTTVSVAPVKPAEQAAKPATPSFGQHGAAAAVASAADAAIANGHDGYQGGASIDEIPAERFAATGSAQQPELSNQPAGNNTGSIELGQTVLKPKPVSRPAQHFTPAEKPKENGDMAFIPPRPARPSDAEQNHSPDVFEAADAQNATPPRFGLRTLFGKNKGGHEDHSEQSHHAAPRQAHPQPQAPAPRQTEMSLGENANQSLKADPASRVKTSNASDDLLEIPAFLRRQAN is encoded by the coding sequence ATGAGCACGATCAATTTTTCCGTTCCTGAAACGGAAGAAAACCTGAAACCGAAGATTACCGTTATCGGCGTCGGTGGCGCTGGCGGAAACGCCGTTAACAACATGATCGCATCCGAACTTGAAGGTTGTGATTTTGTTGTTGCCAACACCGACTCACAGGCCCTGAGCCAGAGCAAAGCAGCACGCAAGATGCAGCTTGGTCGCAAAATCACCCAGGGTCTGGGTGCTGGCGCACGTCCCGATGCGGGCAGTGCGGCCGCCGAAGAATCCATCGAAGACATTCAGGCCCAGCTTGAAGGCAGCCACATGGTGTTCATCACCGCGGGCATGGGCGGCGGTACCGGTACCGGTGCGGCCCCGGTCATTGCACGTGCTGCCAAGGAAGCCGGCATTCTGACGGTTGGGGTCGTTACCAAACCGTTCCATTTCGAAGGCACGCGCCGTATGCGCACTGCCGAACAGGGGATCGAGCAGCTTCAGCAATATGTTGATACGCTGATCATCATTCCGAACCAGAATCTGTTCCGGGTCGCGAATGAAAAAACCACATTCGCAGATGCCTTCCAGATGGCTGATGACGTTCTGCGCAACGGCGTGCGCTCCATCACCGATTTGATGATGGTCCCGGGCCTTGTGAACCTTGACTTTGCCGACATTCGCACTGTTATGAGCGAGATGGGCAAAGCCATGATGGGCACCGGTGAAGCCACGGGTGAAAAACGTGCCCTTGAGGCCGCCGAGGCCGCCATTGCAAATCCGCTTCTGGAAGATGCTTCGATGAAGGGCGCACGTGCGGTCCTGATCAACATCACCGGCGGCATGGATATGGCCCTTTACGAAGTCGACGAAGCCGCGAACCGTATTCGCGAGGAAGTTGCTTCGGAAGCCAACATCATCTTTGGTTCGACGTTCGACCCGACCATCGAAGGCGCACTGCGCGTTTCCGTGGTTGCCACCGGTATCGATGCCGAGGAAGTCCGTCGTCCGCAGCCGACCACCGTTTCGGTTGCCCCGGTCAAACCGGCCGAACAGGCCGCAAAACCGGCAACCCCATCCTTTGGTCAGCATGGTGCGGCAGCCGCCGTCGCCAGCGCCGCGGACGCCGCCATTGCAAATGGGCATGATGGTTATCAGGGCGGTGCATCAATCGACGAAATTCCGGCAGAACGTTTTGCCGCAACCGGCAGCGCCCAGCAGCCGGAACTGAGCAATCAGCCTGCTGGCAACAATACCGGTTCGATTGAACTGGGTCAGACCGTTCTGAAACCGAAGCCGGTTTCGCGTCCGGCACAGCATTTCACCCCGGCCGAAAAGCCGAAAGAAAACGGTGACATGGCCTTTATCCCGCCGCGCCCGGCCCGTCCGAGCGACGCAGAACAAAATCACAGCCCGGATGTGTTCGAAGCAGCAGATGCCCAGAACGCAACCCCGCCGCGCTTTGGTCTGCGGACCCTGTTTGGTAAAAACAAGGGCGGTCACGAAGACCATTCAGAACAGTCTCACCACGCGGCACCGCGTCAGGCACACCCGCAGCCGCAGGCTCCGGCACCGCGCCAGACCGAAATGTCGCTTGGCGAGAATGCAAACCAGTCCTTGAAGGCGGATCCAGCTTCCCGCGTCAAGACGTCGAATGCGTCTGACGACCTTCTGGAAATTCCGGCCTTCCTGCGTCGTCAGGCCAACTGA
- the lpxC gene encoding UDP-3-O-acyl-N-acetylglucosamine deacetylase, whose translation MNKIADLSAALSHSGASDHDVVRQRTLKASIGCAGVGLHSGHKIRITLHPAPENHGIVFRRTDLDGQPLFPARYDGVIDTQLCTCLGDRDAGIKIGTIEHLMAALAGQRIDNVLIDIDADEVPVMDGSSAPFNFLIDCVGIEEQDAPRQVIEVLKPVEVEYKGCTARIEPGHGFEVDFEIDFASKAINNQRMSVKFDDGVFVANIARARTFGFLHEVEAMRSMGLARGGSLDNAVVLSGDEVMNEEGLRYDDEFVRHKILDALGDLYTAGKQLQGKVTAYKSGHHVNNLLLKALFADASAWRVVPMRKSALHAVEAPALATA comes from the coding sequence GTGAACAAAATTGCAGACCTCAGCGCTGCCCTTTCGCATTCGGGCGCATCTGATCATGATGTCGTGCGTCAGCGGACCCTTAAAGCATCCATCGGCTGTGCCGGTGTCGGGCTTCATTCAGGTCATAAAATCCGCATCACCCTTCACCCTGCACCTGAAAATCACGGTATCGTATTCCGCCGCACGGATCTGGATGGCCAACCGCTGTTTCCGGCACGTTACGATGGTGTGATCGATACGCAGCTTTGCACCTGCCTTGGCGACAGGGATGCCGGGATCAAGATTGGTACCATCGAACATCTGATGGCTGCCCTTGCGGGGCAACGCATCGACAACGTTCTGATCGACATTGATGCCGACGAAGTGCCGGTTATGGATGGCAGTTCGGCACCGTTCAACTTCCTGATCGATTGCGTCGGGATTGAGGAACAGGATGCACCGCGTCAGGTAATTGAGGTTCTGAAACCGGTTGAAGTCGAATACAAGGGCTGCACCGCGCGGATCGAACCGGGGCATGGCTTTGAGGTCGATTTCGAAATCGATTTCGCCAGCAAGGCAATCAACAATCAGCGCATGTCGGTCAAATTCGACGATGGCGTGTTTGTTGCCAATATCGCCCGTGCACGGACTTTCGGCTTCCTGCACGAAGTCGAAGCCATGCGGTCGATGGGCCTTGCACGGGGCGGTTCGCTTGATAACGCCGTTGTCCTTTCGGGCGACGAAGTCATGAATGAAGAAGGTCTTCGTTACGACGACGAATTCGTCCGTCACAAGATTCTTGACGCGCTTGGCGATCTTTACACCGCCGGCAAGCAGTTGCAGGGCAAAGTGACGGCATATAAATCCGGTCACCATGTCAACAACCTGCTTTTGAAGGCGCTGTTTGCCGATGCAAGTGCGTGGCGCGTTGTGCCAATGCGCAAATCGGCCCTTCATGCGGTTGAAGCCCCTGCGCTCGCAACGGCTTGA
- a CDS encoding thermonuclease family protein: protein MSPMHFFKTMLVLGTVTALFVASPALADPDFDELVGKARAVDGDTLEFGFKRVDLWGADALERFQRCIMNGQTTACGADAWQVVTNLIAAGPITCKVQGKNRYHRNMAICRNANGIDIGQSMIARGMAVARTDEMPSYAAAENSARQSRSGVWAGQFIDPLLWRRGERLPEHQTEVRRWQRDE from the coding sequence ATGAGCCCGATGCATTTCTTCAAAACCATGCTTGTTCTGGGAACGGTTACGGCCTTGTTCGTCGCGAGTCCGGCACTAGCCGACCCCGATTTCGATGAACTGGTTGGCAAGGCGCGTGCGGTTGATGGCGACACGCTGGAGTTTGGTTTCAAACGCGTTGATCTTTGGGGGGCGGACGCGCTTGAACGGTTTCAGCGGTGCATCATGAATGGTCAAACCACGGCATGCGGTGCGGATGCATGGCAGGTCGTTACCAATTTGATTGCAGCCGGGCCAATTACCTGCAAGGTGCAGGGCAAGAACCGGTACCATCGCAACATGGCGATCTGTCGCAATGCCAACGGGATTGATATCGGCCAAAGCATGATTGCACGCGGCATGGCCGTGGCACGGACCGACGAAATGCCATCTTATGCTGCAGCTGAAAACAGCGCACGCCAAAGTCGTTCAGGGGTATGGGCCGGGCAGTTCATCGACCCGCTGCTGTGGCGACGCGGAGAAAGGTTGCCGGAACATCAAACCGAAGTCCGCCGCTGGCAACGTGACGAATAA
- a CDS encoding outer membrane protein assembly factor BamD has protein sequence MLRKASAKNVIAACGLALLLAACSSDDKPAYVERPVSELYNSAQDLLDAKEYQKSAEAFDEVERQHPYSVWATKATLMSAYAYYQDNKYDDAITALDRFISLHPANPDVPYAYYLKALSYYEQISDVGRDQQMTQHAMDSLDDVIRRFPDSQYARDAKLKKDLTVDHLAGKEMSVGRYYQDRGEYLAAINRFKMVLDKYQTTTHVPEALARLTESYLALGLEGEAKRTASVLGHNFPGSPWYEESYDLLVGDGINTREGESWWHSTTTALGDWF, from the coding sequence GTGCTTCGTAAGGCTTCCGCCAAGAATGTTATTGCTGCTTGTGGTCTGGCCCTGCTTCTTGCAGCCTGCTCCAGCGACGACAAACCGGCATATGTCGAACGCCCGGTTTCCGAACTTTATAACAGCGCGCAGGACCTTCTGGACGCCAAGGAATACCAGAAGTCAGCCGAGGCCTTTGACGAGGTTGAACGCCAGCACCCCTATTCTGTGTGGGCGACCAAGGCGACCCTGATGTCGGCCTATGCCTATTATCAGGACAACAAGTATGACGACGCGATCACAGCCCTTGATCGCTTTATCTCGCTTCATCCGGCAAACCCGGATGTGCCATACGCCTATTACCTGAAAGCATTGTCCTATTACGAACAGATTTCCGACGTCGGCCGCGATCAGCAGATGACACAGCATGCGATGGATTCGCTTGATGACGTTATCCGCCGTTTCCCCGACAGCCAGTATGCGCGTGACGCGAAACTGAAAAAGGATCTGACGGTTGACCACCTTGCTGGCAAGGAAATGAGTGTTGGCCGTTATTATCAGGATCGTGGTGAATATCTGGCTGCGATCAACCGGTTTAAAATGGTCCTCGACAAATACCAGACCACCACGCATGTCCCCGAAGCGCTAGCGCGCCTGACCGAAAGCTATCTGGCACTTGGTCTTGAAGGCGAAGCCAAACGCACCGCATCGGTACTGGGTCATAACTTCCCGGGCAGTCCGTGGTATGAGGAATCATACGATCTTCTGGTTGGTGACGGCATCAACACCCGCGAGGGAGAAAGCTGGTGGCATTCGACCACCACCGCCCTTGGTGACTGGTTCTGA
- a CDS encoding DMT family transporter, with amino-acid sequence MTKPSAPFAANTTAKPSGSALTLVLLSTVAFAMKGLLAKYVYATGMTVDGLLLLRFLIAMPFFWIGVYLFGKHRPGERTMKPVDILWGALYGGLFFAAALFDFTAVSVIDVTVSRIVLFTFPAIVLILECLHKWRLPPLRQFVCFVVTYIGLVLVLAPNGIGAVSDQLWLGASLAFASALTYACYLYFGQRMISVIGSMHFAAMVNTMAGVSMIIYELIVTKPLNLNVDGVLWTAGISIFCTVIPFFLLFEGIRRIGATQAALISLSGPAMTFFAAWLLLGEVLTTAQALGFAIVIVGVASIKNGVTLAGLGRLLARPFFSATGRRGSGDANVTDTDGEPAAGASGKGA; translated from the coding sequence ATGACAAAACCATCCGCGCCATTTGCAGCCAACACCACGGCAAAGCCGTCGGGGTCGGCGCTGACCCTTGTATTGCTATCCACCGTGGCATTCGCAATGAAGGGGCTTTTGGCGAAATACGTTTATGCCACCGGCATGACGGTTGATGGTTTGTTGCTGCTGCGCTTTTTGATCGCGATGCCGTTTTTCTGGATCGGTGTTTATCTGTTTGGCAAACACCGGCCGGGCGAACGCACGATGAAGCCGGTCGATATCCTTTGGGGTGCGCTTTATGGCGGGCTGTTCTTTGCTGCTGCCCTGTTTGATTTTACCGCGGTGTCGGTCATTGATGTCACCGTCTCGCGGATCGTGCTTTTTACATTCCCGGCCATCGTTCTGATCCTTGAATGCCTGCATAAGTGGCGGCTTCCTCCCTTGCGCCAGTTTGTCTGCTTTGTCGTCACTTATATCGGGTTGGTACTGGTTCTCGCCCCCAACGGGATCGGTGCTGTTTCAGATCAGCTTTGGCTGGGGGCTTCTTTGGCGTTTGCCTCGGCTCTGACTTATGCCTGTTACCTTTATTTCGGGCAGCGGATGATTTCGGTCATTGGGTCGATGCATTTTGCCGCTATGGTCAATACTATGGCAGGTGTATCAATGATCATCTATGAACTGATCGTCACCAAGCCGCTAAATCTGAATGTCGATGGAGTTTTGTGGACCGCGGGCATTTCGATCTTCTGCACCGTGATCCCATTCTTTCTGCTGTTTGAAGGTATTCGGCGGATCGGGGCGACACAGGCAGCACTGATTTCGCTTTCGGGCCCTGCCATGACATTCTTTGCTGCCTGGCTACTACTGGGCGAAGTTCTGACCACGGCACAAGCCCTTGGCTTTGCTATCGTCATTGTTGGTGTGGCATCGATCAAGAATGGTGTGACACTGGCCGGTCTTGGTCGGTTACTGGCCCGTCCGTTCTTTTCGGCAACCGGTCGTCGTGGTTCGGGGGATGCCAACGTGACAGACACAGACGGCGAACCGGCAGCTGGTGCATCTGGCAAAGGCGCCTGA
- the ligA gene encoding NAD-dependent DNA ligase LigA — MVPDMPETRTEAGQQHAEISDRIRGFNEAYYINDEPLVPDAEYDALFNRLIELEARYPTLKKNSPTQEVGAAPADGFAKIKHARPMLSLANAFSREDIVDFLARIRRFLNLTAHSPVEIVGEPKIDGLSLSLRYENRELVSAATRGDGTEGEDVTANVAHITDIPKILPEDAPADVVEIRGEVYMARSAFQKLNETQTETGGKTFANPRNAAAGSLRQLDPTISAKRPLRFFAYSFGELSESLAQTHWDFISKIKGWGFVTNPHTTLLHNTDEIMAFYEELGNQRAELDYDIDGIVYKVNDFELQLRLGFVSRSPRWAIAHKFPAEQARTRVKAIDIQVGRTGALTPVARLEPVTVGGVVVSNATLHNRDEIERLGVRVNDLVVIQRAGDVIPQVVEVITDERPDDAVPYDFPETCPKCGSHAMREEGEAVTRCSGGLICPAQAVERLKHFVSRNAFDIEGMGGKHIEAFFDLGWVKSPADIFRIEEKHGDALRKLEGWGDKSAEKLFASINERRTVPLDRFIYALGIRQIGQATAKLLARHYGSITEWRAAMNDAGTPDSDALRDLINIDQIGPSVAHDLIEFMAEEHNRDVLDDLQAVLTIEDVEAPQVTDSPVSGKTVVFTGKLELFSRNEAKVKAESLGAKVAGSVSAKTDFLVAGPGAGSKLKKAEELGVTVLDEQGWLDLIAD, encoded by the coding sequence ATTGTCCCCGACATGCCCGAAACCCGGACCGAGGCAGGCCAGCAGCATGCCGAAATTTCCGACCGTATTCGCGGCTTTAACGAAGCGTATTATATCAATGACGAACCACTGGTTCCCGATGCGGAATATGATGCACTGTTCAATCGCCTGATCGAACTTGAAGCACGCTATCCGACGCTCAAGAAGAACAGTCCGACGCAAGAAGTTGGTGCCGCCCCGGCCGATGGTTTTGCCAAGATCAAACATGCGCGTCCGATGCTGTCGCTTGCCAACGCATTTTCGCGTGAGGACATTGTTGATTTTCTGGCCCGTATTCGCCGTTTCCTGAACCTGACGGCGCACAGCCCGGTCGAAATCGTTGGCGAACCCAAGATCGATGGTTTGTCACTATCGCTGCGCTATGAAAACCGTGAACTGGTCAGTGCTGCAACGCGCGGCGACGGGACAGAGGGCGAAGACGTCACCGCCAATGTCGCCCATATCACCGACATCCCCAAAATCCTGCCCGAAGATGCACCGGCCGACGTCGTTGAAATCCGTGGCGAGGTTTACATGGCGCGTTCGGCATTCCAGAAGCTGAATGAAACGCAGACCGAAACCGGTGGTAAAACATTTGCCAATCCGCGCAATGCCGCCGCCGGGTCGCTTCGCCAGCTTGACCCGACCATCAGTGCCAAACGCCCGCTGCGTTTCTTTGCCTACAGCTTTGGCGAACTGTCCGAAAGTCTTGCGCAGACGCATTGGGATTTCATCAGCAAGATCAAGGGTTGGGGCTTTGTCACCAATCCCCACACGACGCTTTTGCACAACACCGACGAGATCATGGCGTTTTACGAGGAACTCGGCAATCAACGGGCCGAACTCGATTACGACATTGACGGCATTGTCTATAAGGTCAACGACTTCGAATTGCAGTTGCGGCTTGGCTTTGTCAGCCGGTCACCGCGCTGGGCAATTGCCCATAAATTCCCGGCCGAACAGGCCCGCACCCGCGTTAAGGCGATTGATATCCAGGTTGGGCGCACTGGCGCACTAACCCCGGTTGCGCGGCTTGAACCCGTCACGGTTGGCGGCGTTGTGGTCTCGAACGCGACCCTTCATAACCGCGACGAAATCGAACGGCTCGGCGTAAGGGTCAATGACCTTGTCGTCATTCAGCGGGCTGGTGATGTGATCCCGCAGGTGGTCGAGGTCATTACTGATGAACGGCCCGATGACGCCGTGCCCTATGACTTCCCGGAAACCTGCCCGAAATGCGGCAGCCACGCCATGCGCGAAGAAGGCGAAGCCGTCACACGATGCAGCGGCGGGCTGATCTGTCCGGCACAGGCGGTTGAACGACTGAAACATTTTGTGTCGCGCAATGCGTTCGATATCGAAGGCATGGGCGGAAAGCATATCGAGGCGTTCTTTGACCTCGGCTGGGTCAAATCACCTGCCGATATTTTCCGGATCGAGGAAAAGCACGGGGACGCCCTTCGAAAGCTTGAAGGCTGGGGCGATAAATCGGCCGAAAAGCTGTTTGCCAGCATCAATGAACGGCGGACCGTGCCGCTGGACAGGTTTATCTATGCCCTTGGCATCCGCCAGATCGGTCAGGCGACGGCAAAGCTTCTGGCGCGGCATTACGGATCGATCACGGAATGGCGCGCAGCGATGAATGATGCCGGAACACCCGATAGTGACGCGTTACGCGATCTGATCAATATCGATCAGATCGGCCCCAGTGTGGCCCATGACCTGATTGAATTCATGGCCGAAGAACATAACCGCGATGTTCTTGATGACCTTCAGGCCGTTCTGACCATCGAAGATGTCGAAGCACCGCAGGTTACCGACAGCCCCGTCAGCGGCAAAACGGTTGTCTTTACCGGCAAGCTGGAACTGTTTTCGCGCAACGAGGCAAAGGTCAAAGCCGAAAGCCTTGGTGCGAAAGTAGCCGGTTCGGTATCGGCAAAAACCGATTTTCTGGTTGCAGGACCGGGTGCGGGCTCCAAATTAAAGAAAGCAGAAGAATTAGGTGTTACTGTTCTGGATGAACAAGGATGGCTTGATCTGATCGCCGATTGA
- the recN gene encoding DNA repair protein RecN, which yields MLRRLSIRNVVLIDKLDLDFRDGLSVLTGETGAGKSILLDSLGLALGARADSGLVRHGTDKCSVTATFTLPAGHPVYRLLAEQDIEVEDDELVVRRVVTSDGRSRAYVNDQSVSVGLLRDVGNYCVEIQGQFDQHGLLDPTTHRATLDAHGNLGSLALTVRDQWRAWRDTQKELTAATNRINKAREEEEWLRHAVDELEKLGPEEGEEERLAEERQFLMHGEKLVAALNDAAGELSRGKGAESALRSAQRHLERELQKAEGRFEPIIEALDRAAIELEEASRAISVTLADLNVDTGQQETVEERLFALRAAARKYNVTVDGLNGLMKEYRSQIDQLEFGEKELSRLTAAVAEHRAAFIDAAQKLHGARKAAAETLDTAINGELPPLRMEKARFVTDIAELEENEWGIDGIDRVQFMVATNPGSPAGPLNKIASGGELSRFLLALKVVLARVSAVPSLVFDEVDSGVGGATAAAIGERLHLLAGERQILVITHSPQVAARGRTHFNIAKSENDGSMVTRVNELVDGARREEIARMLAGHSITAEARAAADSLLDQPR from the coding sequence ATGCTCCGACGGCTTAGCATCCGAAATGTTGTTCTGATCGACAAGTTGGACCTTGATTTCCGCGACGGGCTTAGTGTGCTTACCGGGGAAACCGGTGCCGGGAAATCGATCCTGCTTGACTCGTTGGGGCTGGCACTTGGCGCACGCGCCGATAGCGGCCTTGTCCGACATGGTACGGACAAATGCAGCGTTACCGCAACCTTCACCCTGCCCGCCGGTCATCCGGTTTACAGGCTTCTGGCCGAACAAGATATCGAGGTTGAGGACGACGAACTGGTGGTGCGTCGTGTTGTCACCTCGGACGGGCGGTCGCGCGCCTATGTCAATGATCAGTCGGTATCGGTCGGCCTTTTGCGCGATGTCGGCAATTACTGTGTCGAAATCCAGGGGCAGTTTGACCAGCACGGATTGCTGGATCCGACCACCCATCGCGCGACCCTTGATGCGCACGGCAATCTTGGCAGTCTGGCACTTACGGTGCGCGATCAGTGGCGCGCATGGCGCGATACGCAAAAGGAACTGACAGCGGCGACCAACCGCATCAACAAGGCGCGCGAAGAAGAAGAATGGCTGCGCCACGCGGTTGACGAACTTGAAAAACTTGGTCCCGAAGAAGGCGAGGAAGAACGCCTTGCCGAGGAACGCCAGTTCCTGATGCATGGGGAAAAGCTTGTTGCAGCCCTGAATGATGCCGCAGGCGAACTGTCGCGCGGCAAGGGTGCCGAAAGTGCGCTTCGCAGTGCGCAGCGCCATCTTGAACGCGAATTGCAAAAGGCCGAAGGCCGGTTTGAACCGATCATCGAGGCACTGGACCGTGCCGCCATCGAACTTGAAGAAGCATCGCGTGCGATATCGGTTACCCTTGCTGATCTGAATGTCGATACCGGGCAGCAGGAAACGGTTGAGGAACGGCTGTTTGCGCTGCGCGCGGCCGCGCGCAAATACAATGTAACGGTTGATGGGCTGAATGGCCTGATGAAGGAATACCGCAGCCAGATCGATCAGCTTGAATTCGGCGAAAAGGAACTTTCACGCCTGACCGCTGCCGTTGCCGAACATCGGGCCGCCTTTATCGATGCCGCGCAAAAGCTTCATGGCGCACGCAAAGCCGCGGCCGAAACCCTTGATACCGCGATTAACGGTGAACTGCCGCCGCTTCGTATGGAAAAGGCGCGGTTTGTTACCGACATTGCCGAACTGGAAGAAAACGAATGGGGTATCGACGGGATTGATCGCGTCCAGTTCATGGTTGCCACCAACCCCGGCAGTCCGGCCGGACCGCTGAACAAAATCGCGTCCGGTGGCGAGCTTTCGCGCTTCCTGCTTGCTCTCAAGGTGGTTCTGGCGCGTGTTTCTGCCGTGCCAAGCCTTGTATTTGACGAAGTCGACAGTGGTGTTGGCGGCGCAACAGCCGCCGCGATTGGCGAACGGTTGCATTTGCTGGCCGGGGAACGCCAGATTCTTGTGATTACGCACAGCCCACAGGTCGCCGCACGTGGACGCACCCACTTCAATATTGCCAAAAGCGAAAATGACGGCAGCATGGTAACCCGTGTGAATGAGCTGGTCGATGGTGCCCGACGCGAAGAAATCGCACGGATGCTGGCCGGACATTCGATCACCGCCGAAGCCCGTGCTGCGGCAGACAGCCTGTTAGACCAACCCCGCTAG
- the ftsA gene encoding cell division protein FtsA: MARSKTRSGLIAALDIGTSKVCCFIARREKGEAPKVIGIGHNMSKGLQSGSIANLDAAQEVVLAAVNAAEKMAGHTIDSVIVNLSGGSPESETHTVELPLGSRPIGNLEIRKLNDQKDAVLRQAGDELIHTVPLGFRVDAATGLRDPRGMYGSVVGLDLHFVRTQTAPLRNLETLLGRCHLRIEETVVTPLASGLSALTADQRDLGATVIDMGAGTTSVAVFHGGQVIYTATVPVGGAHVTRDIAYGLNTSLNHAERMKTLHGSALTSPSDDQEILAVPVIGDEDENNVNHVPRSMLINIIKPRLEETFELIRDQLDEHGLSQIGGRSIVLTGGASQLNAIADLASQMFERPATIATPHGVSGLAEATAGPAFSACAGLLLRALQQQNDPLSEAMAQIRQSGGRWGRLGAWFKENF, from the coding sequence TTGGCACGCAGCAAAACCAGATCAGGCTTGATCGCGGCCTTGGACATCGGCACGTCCAAGGTCTGTTGCTTTATTGCCCGACGTGAAAAGGGCGAAGCCCCGAAAGTCATCGGCATCGGACATAACATGTCCAAGGGGCTGCAAAGCGGATCAATTGCCAATCTTGATGCTGCACAGGAAGTTGTCCTTGCGGCGGTGAATGCGGCCGAGAAAATGGCAGGCCACACGATTGATTCCGTCATCGTCAATCTGTCTGGCGGCAGCCCGGAATCAGAAACCCACACGGTTGAACTGCCGCTGGGATCGCGTCCGATTGGCAATCTTGAAATCCGCAAACTGAACGATCAGAAGGACGCCGTTCTGCGCCAGGCGGGTGACGAGTTGATCCATACCGTGCCGCTGGGCTTCAGGGTCGATGCCGCCACAGGTCTTCGTGATCCGCGCGGCATGTACGGTTCTGTCGTCGGGCTTGATCTGCATTTTGTGCGCACCCAGACCGCCCCGCTTCGCAATCTGGAAACCCTTCTGGGGCGTTGCCATCTGAGGATCGAGGAAACGGTTGTCACCCCGCTGGCATCGGGCCTGTCGGCGCTGACTGCCGATCAACGCGACCTTGGCGCGACTGTGATCGATATGGGGGCCGGCACCACAAGCGTTGCCGTCTTCCACGGCGGTCAGGTGATCTATACCGCGACCGTACCGGTCGGCGGGGCGCATGTGACGCGCGATATCGCCTATGGGCTTAACACATCGCTTAATCATGCCGAACGCATGAAAACACTGCATGGCAGTGCTTTGACATCGCCGTCCGACGATCAGGAAATCCTGGCGGTCCCTGTGATCGGCGATGAAGATGAAAACAACGTCAATCATGTGCCGCGCTCGATGCTGATCAACATCATCAAACCGCGTCTTGAAGAAACGTTTGAGTTGATTCGCGATCAGTTGGATGAACATGGCCTGTCACAGATCGGCGGTCGTTCCATCGTTCTGACGGGCGGCGCCAGCCAGCTTAACGCGATTGCCGATCTGGCAAGCCAGATGTTCGAACGCCCGGCCACCATTGCCACACCGCACGGGGTATCAGGTCTTGCCGAAGCCACGGCCGGCCCGGCATTTTCGGCCTGTGCGGGTTTGTTGTTGCGCGCCCTTCAGCAGCAGAACGATCCGCTTAGCGAAGCAATGGCCCAAATTCGTCAATCGGGTGGGCGTTGGGGTCGACTTGGCGCATGGTTCAAGGAAAACTTCTAG